The Paroceanicella profunda genome includes the window CCCACTGGGGTGGCGCCGGTGTCCCCCGCGATCATCTCCACCGCCTCCGGCGCCACGCCGAGGGTTTCGGCCACGATCTGCGCGAGGCCGCCCAGCGTGCCCTGGCCCTGGTCGGTGACGGAGGTGCGGCAGGTGAGGCTGCCGTCCGGCTCCAGGCTCAACCGGCAGGTTTCCTGTGCGGCCACGCGCACCTGCGCGGCCCGTAGAGCTGCGCGCCCACGCCGGTGAGCTCGACGAAGGTGGTGAGGCCGATGCCCGGTACACGCCCTCGGCGCGCAGGGCCGCCTGTTCGGCGCGCAGGCCGGCATAGTCCATCTCCGCCAGCAGCATGTCGAGGCAGGCGCGGGTGGTGAGGCTCTCGAGCACAACGCCGGTCTCGGTGGGGCCGGGGGTTTCGGGCGCCGCGCGGTAGTTGCGCCGGCGCATCTCGGCGGGGTCCAGCCCGCAGGCGGCGGCGGCCATGTCCAGCATCTGCTCCATGATCGCGAAGGCGATGGGCTGGCCCACGCCGCGGTAAGCCCCCACCGGCGCCTTGTTCTGGAACCAGGCCCGGGCGCGGGCGGCGTAATGCGGCACGCGGTAGGCGGCGGGGGCCAACTGGATGGCCTGCAGCGCATCGCCCACCGAGCCGCGCGGGTAGATCGAATAGGCGCCGAGCCCGGCGGCGAACTCGATCTCCAGCCCCAGGATGCGGCCCTCCGCGTCCACCCCCAGCCGGGCCTCGGCCTGGGCCTCGCGGGCATGGGCGTCGGCGAGGAAGCTCTCCAGCCGGTCGGCGGTGAACTTCACCCGGCGCCCGGTGAGCACCGCCAGCGCCACGGCGGCGATCTCGTCCGGCAGGGCGTGCAGCTTGCCACCGAAGGCCCCGCCCACGTCGGGGGCGATCACCTGCACCCGGCCCAGCGGCAGGCCGAACAGGTCAGCATAGATCTGCTGCATCTGGAACGGCGCCTGGTGCGACTGGTGGACGGTGAGCCGCCCCGTGCGTCGGTCGAACCCCGCATCCACGGCCCGGCCCTCCAGGCTCACCGCCGTCTGCCGCCCGAAGGAAAAGCGGTGGCGCACCACATGCGCCGCGCCCGCCAGGGCCGCGGCGGCGTCGCCGTATGCAATGCTGCGGTCCAGCGCCTGCTGCGGCTCCCAGGCGGCGGGGTCGAAGCCCGGCTCGAAGATGTCGGGCGGCAGGATGGCGGGGTCCAGGTCCTCGAACTCCACCCAGGCAAGCTCCAGCGCGCTCTCCGCGGCGCGGCGGCTTTCGGCCAGCACGGCCACGACCGGCTCACCCTGATAGCGCACGATCTCCCCCGCCAGCGCCTGCTGCGGCGGCGAGACATGCCGGGGCAGGGCGGCGAGGCGCGTCTGCCACGGCCCGCACACCGCTGCGAGATGCTGCGCGGTGTAGACGCCGGTCACCCCCGGGGCGGCGCGGGCCTCGTCCAGCTCCGTCGCCAGGATGCGGGCATGGGCATGCGGGCTGCGCAGGAAGGCGACATGCGCGGCGCCGGCGGCGTCCAGATCGTCGGTGTAGCGGCCCAGCCCCTCCACCGTGCGGCGGGCGGAGGCGCGCGGGGCGGAGGCGCCGATCAGTGTCCGGTCAGCGGGCATCGGCGGTCTCCTCCCGGGCGCGGATCACGTCCATCGCGGCGTCCACGATGGCCTCGTAGCCGGTGCAGCGGCAGAAGTTGCCGGAGAGCGCGGCGCGCACCGCCCCGCGCTCCGGCGCCAGCCCGGCGCCGATCGCCTCGTGCAGCGTGGCGAGCATGCCGGGGGTGCAGAAGCCGCATTGCAGCGCGTTGCGCGCCACGAAGGCCGCCTTCAGCGCCCGGCCCAGCGGGTCGTCCAGCCCCTCCACGGTGCGGACCCGGGCGCCGTCGGCCTGCACGGCGAGCATCAGGCAGCCGCGCACCGCGACGCCGTCCACCTCCAGCGTGCAGGCGCCGCACACCCCGTGCTCGCAGCCCAGGTGGGTGCCGGTGAGGCCCAGCTCGCCGCGCAGGAAATCCGCGAGGCTGGTGCAGGCGGAGATTTCGGCATTGACGGGCCTGCCGTTCACGGCCATCTGCACGCGCACCGTTCCGGAGGCTTCGGGATCAGGGGTCATATCGCCACATTCCATTGGTCAGTCCGACGTATTCCGTATACTAAGAACGCAATACCCGGCCGGGGGGCGGCGTCGCAGGGGGGTGCGGCCGCGCGGAACCGGGGGGAAACGAGAGGAAACAGATGAGAAAAGCCATCGTCCGCGTCGCCGACCTGCGCCAGCAGGTCTACGACAACCTG containing:
- a CDS encoding (2Fe-2S)-binding protein, whose product is MTPDPEASGTVRVQMAVNGRPVNAEISACTSLADFLRGELGLTGTHLGCEHGVCGACTLEVDGVAVRGCLMLAVQADGARVRTVEGLDDPLGRALKAAFVARNALQCGFCTPGMLATLHEAIGAGLAPERGAVRAALSGNFCRCTGYEAIVDAAMDVIRAREETADAR